The Biomphalaria glabrata chromosome 6, xgBioGlab47.1, whole genome shotgun sequence genomic interval AATACAGACACATGCTTTTGGCCCGAGAATTCAGTATCGGTTACGTTTAAACAAAACGGCTCTCTTTTTAACTCCTCCCACCCAAACACATACTGTTGTCCCAAGAATAATAGTGACATTTATCTCACCctctattaaaaaaagacaaccaCCTTAGACCTCACGTACAATCTATGACAATTCTTCGGTTTCTCAGTTCTATATCGAAATATTTGATAAGCTTTGTCATGTGTTGTGGCCGGAACAGTTTTGCTTCCTGCGCATTGTAACGTTCGTGCACAAAGACTTTAAGCCCGTGAATTGTTGTACCGTACCTCCACCGCAACAACCAACGacaaaaggatttttaaaaaaatcattcataggccatatttcattttattactaAAACCTTgtacacaaaaacacacacctTCATGAAGCTCTTTCGTAGTTTTGGgtgtaaaaaaagaaactatccgatcagattgttcttataaTATGCCTACGATGGTGAGTTACGCACCAAcgcttaaaaaaagaaagtaaatttCGAGCTCTTTATACTTAAGCTTAGATAGATGGCAGCACTATGTACAACATTTTTAATAAGATAAAATAGTGAATTAAATATAGCAAATAATAAACAGTCCTGACCACGGCACGAACCACGGACTCATCAACTCGTTCTGTCCTACTAATATGTGTACCTAGTGAGTCATTAACTAGGCTATTTAACATGTATGCACCGAGCTTTTCATTTGTATGAATCCTTTTCTCCAAACATTTTAGTGTAGTATAAACTTTTGGACTAATTAAAGTAAACTTCATGTTATTTTTTCTTCTCTGagacaaaagttaaaaagtcaATGTGTGCTCGTAGGACAATacatgtttctttttgtttttgtgtgggCGAGGATGCCGGCTATCGTTTGTCCATGTTTCTGTGAGGTAGGCCTACTATCTATCAAATTCTCTTGACACTAATGAGAAAACAGCTTGGACCATTGAGGTCCCACTTGGTTCTGATGCCCTGTACCAATGGCTAACTAATGGCACGGGTCAGTCCCACAGCTCGAGGGTCGGTCGGGTTCTCCTGGGACCTAGAAAATTTGCGGGCCTTTGAAATGAACAAAGCTGGCTTggctagaaaaacaaaaaatgaaggcCGAAAGATACGCAATGAATTAAAAGCCTTCTTGTAGactgtatctatatctaaatcagcaaagaagttaaattcatatagcgCGGATAGCACTAATAAGCTTCATGGACGATTCATAttcaccagactagaaatacAATTTCATTAGaaggaagaaacaatggtcttctaataTATGTAGTATGACAAGTAGATTTAAAAATTCGTAAATACATATAGTGTCTTAGTATAGACCTTAGAGCAAGGTTAGTAGACATAAAACTATATatttctgctatgtttgagatttgattcaTGTTTCGCAAATTTTTCCTTTCCGATGCCCCCACCAGTCGGAGGCCGCCCCTTTTGAAGCCATACCTACTGACGCAACTGGGTGCTAATTTCATCAATGAATCAAATAAGTAAAGCTAATGGTTTTCTTTTACAGGCTCGTCCAGTATACGAGTCCAGTCCACACCACCTCGCAGGACAAGAAGCAAAATGTGTAGTGAGTGTTTGGAgtaaatttaacttttaaaaaaaaaatacaagttttaTGTTTAGAGAAttacatccgaaacatgtataaCAAACTCGCATTGTCGCAAAGAAAATTTAAGTATCTATcttatgtctctctctttccctctctctctctctgtcactgtctctctctctctttctctctctcgcatTGCGTTGATCAGcttcattaattttatttattaattattaaaaaaaaaacgagatcaAGTGAATAGATCTACTCTCTCATTTCTGTCAGGACAGACTTTGTCTGGTCAGTGTGGTCAGGACAGACTTTGTCTGGTCAGTGTGGTTCTCCTGTTTAAtttaagtgagaaaaaaaaaagttgaggggggggggggaattcaggTTGTTTACTTTATGATAGTTTTGGTTTGGTTTGGTTTGTGACATTTTTTGAATGGAATGTAACTCCTGATTTTCAGCGTGGTGTTTATGTCCCGTCCAGGCTAGTTCGACATTAAGTTTCTAGAGTTGAAGTATAGACTTGTAATTATTGTGCAACTATTATTCTGTCCATGGAATATTGTTCTgttgaatattaatttatattagaTATTTCATCTGCCAGAGCTCTGCCTgtattatattttcaataaacaagttaaATGTCCGTGACGAGTGTCGTCACGATTACACTCATGACTAGGTAACACTTGGTATTCAGAATTGAAGTACACACATACGTATATATCAAACATACGTATATATCAATCATACGTATATATCAAACATACGTATATATCAGGAAGAAAAGAGCTTAACAAATATTGTCAGCTAAAATGCATCATATTCATATGGGCGTAGCTGGTGCGGTGTAGGCCTGAATCCACTGAAGATCACAAAGTTCTTTAGAAAGTCAGCTAGTCAATTATTTGGGAGAAAATAATAAGGGTAGACAAAAAATGTATAGAGTGCTTCTGGAATTGCAGAGTTACCTATTAGTAGACAAAGGGAGACTATTGCGAAGTACAAGAGTTTGTGAGAGACGAATGTTAGATTTCTCGTGTctacaaaatgtaatttttctCAATATCATTCAGCATCTGGTATTTATACTTCTGTAGAGCCTCTGTCATccagttttctctctttctctctctttttctccttgTCTTTCTCTGTGTATCTATCTCTATTTACTTATCTATCGCTGTAATTGCTTTGgtgacaaagccgttgtctgctcAATCCTCCCAGCAGCAGCTTCGATGTCTTTATAACTTATTAGTAACATGAACTGATTAATAACAACAcgctttaaaaaagatttttaaaaaattatcacaGTAGAATGTTCCAAGACACACAATTAGTATCTCATTAGAAAACTTAAGTAAATCTGAGCATAAGTCCCTGagcaataggcctactagttcCTTTTGTCATGCTAATGTCATGAACAAGAGTCATCTTTTTAAAATCCATTTACGGGACAAGACAACTAGCATTACATAATATTTAAAGTTGGCATTTTTTTTAGCAGGTTTGGAGAAAGGGACTACAAGTTTTCCTAACCAGACTTTGTCTACTGTAGAAAAGGACCAAGGAGATTGTCTTACAGAATCCCAACTCAGAACAGATGGAGGCACTGGGAAAAAAAGTCTGACTCTCGGGTGTCTGGACCAAAGCGAGGACCCATCCCTCCAGCGCAAGACCAGCAGCAAAAAGCAGGAAGTTACTTGTGGAGACGCCAGCCCCCAAGATCTTGTGTGTGTAAAGAGCAAGGTAGATGCCGACGTAGGTACAAGCCCCATGGAGGCCACCCCTGCTTTCACCTGGAGAACAAAACCCTCTCCCCGAAAAATGAGCGCCAAGAACAACAAGCGTTTCACGTCCCCTTCGCCAAAAGTCAGAAGGACGTCCATTAACAAGGGCGATGGCCACGCAGAGGCCAAACTGATGCGATCGACAGACAAAAAGGCGTTCTGCAAACTAAGGGCGGCGTCGGGGGGACCGGAAATGAGGAAGAAACGCAAGTCAAGGCCCATTCAAAGAGTGGAGCAGGCGGCTAAAATGAAAGGCCGCAGCCGTAGCCAAGACTCGGCCTACGCGGTGTTTCAGGCTGATGAAGAAATGTGCCCTTGGAACGACCTCGGCATCATCAGCGACGACACGAGCGTCATGAGCAAGACCATCAAGTATCCCAGAATTATGCCCCTTACCACGGAGAGAAGCAAAAGCAAGCAGACTAAATCAAGCAAACAGCAACACTGGCGCTGTAAATATGTCAACTCTGACAATTTAATGATGCTAGAATCCGCCGCCGACAAAATTAAGCAACCCTCCCCCCTCTCTGTCGCCTACGAGCCTTCCGTCGCCTACGAGCCTTCCGTCGTTTCCTCGCCTAGCCGGGCAGACAGATGCATTTCGCTGTCTCATAGCGTGAAAATCACCAAAGATAGGGCGGAGACACACAAGATCGAATACTACAGCCTGCTCCAAGCAGACGTGGAACCGCAAGCACCGGGGAATACGGTACCACCCAATCAGATCAGCGCGAGAATCACTCGAGCCGGAATAGCCGCTTACAAATCTGTATCCTCCAGGGCAGTGTCCCAGGATGTCAAGGATGACGCCGCTTTCTCGGACGTGAAAATTACGACGGCCGCGCTCACCCAGGGCGACCAGAGTCTTAAAGCCATTCAAGAAAAAGCCCCAGCCGTGACTCCAAAGGTTAAGGCCGTTCAGAACCACAGAAAAGTCTCGAGCGACTTACGTCAGCGCCAGGGTAACGTGCGCACGCCTTACCAAACTAGGGAGTGTCTCCAGGAGAAAAGATTTTTTGGCTCAAGGGCAATAGACGTTATACTTTTATGTGTAACAGTACTGTTTACATGTGCATTGTTTTATTATCAACTCACCAACAAActttttcaactctgaagacaATGGCTGCCAATGTAATACagtcataaataaataatgtcgTCACAAAGAGGCGCAGTTTTAACTTCATTTTGCATTTGCTGTCTCTGCTATGTCTCTGCTGTAGacttgtactttctatgtctctgctgtagtttgtactttctatgtctctgctgtagacttgtactttctatgtctctgctgtagACTTGTACTTTCTAAATCTCtgctgtagtttgtactttctatgtctctgttgtagtttgtactttctatgtctctgctgtagacgtgtactttctatgtctctgctgtagacttgtactttctatgtctctgctgtagacttgtactttctaagtctctgctgtagtttgtactttctatgtctctgctgtagacttgtactttctatgtctctgctgtagACTTGTACTTTCTAAATCTCtgctgtagtttgtactttctatgtctctgttgtagtttgtactttctatgtctctgctgtagacgtgtactttctatgtctctgctgtagacttgtactttctatgtctctgctgtagtttgtactttctatgtctctgctgtagacttgtactttctatgtctctgctgtagACTTGTACTTTCTAAATCTCtgctgtagtttgtactttctatgtctctgttgtagtttgtactttctatgtctctgctgtagacgtgtactttctatgtctctgctgtagacttgtactttctatgtctctgctgtagacttgtactttctaagtctctgctgtagtttgtactttctatgtctctgctgtagtttgtactttctatgtctctgttgtagacttgtactttctatgtctctgctgtagtttgtactttctatgtctctgttgtagtttgtactttctatgtctctgctgtagacgtgtactttctatgtctctgctgtagacttgtactttctatgtctctgctgtagacttgtactttctaagtctctgctgtagtttgtactttctatgtctctgctgtagtttgtactttctatgtctctgttgtagacttgtactttctatgtctctgctgtagacttgtactttctatgtctctgctgtagtttgtactttctatgtctctgctgtagtttgtactttctatgtctctgttgtagacttgtactttctatgtctctgctgtagacttgtactttttatgtctctgctgtagtttgtactttctatgtctctgctgtagtttgtactttctatgtctctgctgtagacttgtactttctaagtctctgctgtagtttgtactttctatgtctctgctgtagtttgtactttctatgtctctgctgtagtttgtactttctatgtctctgctgtagtttgtactttctatgtctctgctgtagacttgtactttttatgtctctgctgtagtttgtactttctatgtctctgctgtagacttgtactttctatgtctctgctgtagacttgtactttctatgtctctgctgtagtttgtactttctatgtctctgctgtagacttgtactttctatgtctctgctgtagacttgtactttctatgtctctgctgtagacttgtactttctatgtctctgctgtagtttgtact includes:
- the LOC106057511 gene encoding uncharacterized protein LOC106057511 isoform X1; the protein is MLFVQLKKWFIAQKRKRKKILDTVTVKTGLSRSSESVTMTTKRVATSFVKECGYIPIVLINGASIIEKNLKTKDLFQIQGSATKINFTISQLGISKVSRMKNLSVHDVVEAMKSYLVRLPEPLLPEDVCDALIKASTDDYSSRYKAILSDFRQSQAFSFGILHFMMLLFQKVASYSEHNSMDVRKLATIFVLDVINPLKIDDPEHGSLLQDKMQRLPYLIMIVEYMINNVHIFNSICQLKGPVSPCRGSSSIRVQSTPPRRTRSKMCTGLEKGTTSFPNQTLSTVEKDQGDCLTESQLRTDGGTGKKSLTLGCLDQSEDPSLQRKTSSKKQEVTCGDASPQDLVCVKSKVDADVGTSPMEATPAFTWRTKPSPRKMSAKNNKRFTSPSPKVRRTSINKGDGHAEAKLMRSTDKKAFCKLRAASGGPEMRKKRKSRPIQRVEQAAKMKGRSRSQDSAYAVFQADEEMCPWNDLGIISDDTSVMSKTIKYPRIMPLTTERSKSKQTKSSKQQHWRCKYVNSDNLMMLESAADKIKQPSPLSVAYEPSVAYEPSVVSSPSRADRCISLSHSVKITKDRAETHKIEYYSLLQADVEPQAPGNTVPPNQISARITRAGIAAYKSVSSRAVSQDVKDDAAFSDVKITTAALTQGDQSLKAIQEKAPAVTPKVKAVQNHRKVSSDLRQRQGNVRTPYQTRECLQEKRFFGSRAIDVILLCVTVLFTCALFYYQLTNKLFQL
- the LOC106057511 gene encoding uncharacterized protein LOC106057511 isoform X2 — encoded protein: MLFVQLKKWFIAQKRKRKKILDTVTVKTGLSRSSESVTMTTKRVATSFVKECGYIPIVLINGASIIEKNLKTKDLFQIQGSATKINFTISQLGISKVSRMKNLSVHDVVEAMKSYLVRLPEPLLPEDVCDALIKASTDDYSSRYKAILSDFRQSQAFSFGILHFMMLLFQKVASYSEHNSMDVRKLATIFVLDVINPLKIDDPEHGSLLQDKMQRLPYLIMIVEYMINNVHIFNSICQLKGPVSPCRGSSSIRVQSTPPRRTRSKMCSLEKGTTSFPNQTLSTVEKDQGDCLTESQLRTDGGTGKKSLTLGCLDQSEDPSLQRKTSSKKQEVTCGDASPQDLVCVKSKVDADVGTSPMEATPAFTWRTKPSPRKMSAKNNKRFTSPSPKVRRTSINKGDGHAEAKLMRSTDKKAFCKLRAASGGPEMRKKRKSRPIQRVEQAAKMKGRSRSQDSAYAVFQADEEMCPWNDLGIISDDTSVMSKTIKYPRIMPLTTERSKSKQTKSSKQQHWRCKYVNSDNLMMLESAADKIKQPSPLSVAYEPSVAYEPSVVSSPSRADRCISLSHSVKITKDRAETHKIEYYSLLQADVEPQAPGNTVPPNQISARITRAGIAAYKSVSSRAVSQDVKDDAAFSDVKITTAALTQGDQSLKAIQEKAPAVTPKVKAVQNHRKVSSDLRQRQGNVRTPYQTRECLQEKRFFGSRAIDVILLCVTVLFTCALFYYQLTNKLFQL